From a region of the Marinomonas mediterranea MMB-1 genome:
- a CDS encoding amino acid ABC transporter ATP-binding/permease protein translates to MPKRKSNVLTFKSLLLQNPFGLIVAASIGAIASLAAVALLGISGWFLSAAGLAAVVGTALTFDFLTPGALVRLMAILRTAGRYGEQVFSHDHLLGLLRTLRLWVWDQRKNLPFIELNKQTKGDLLQRLIGDLDQIIKWPLAVVMPWLYASLGCLSLVVLSAFIVPTLWPWVVVFSAIQLVLLPWLAHRLCCVSVFKMQALSTHRRARFMSVFGALITLTIRGSWTGYARKLQTLDNRQKEEQARIQRTSSAAKYLTQITTFALIAVTLRQVLSYTDGVLVLDQGIQATWLVALLLVMLAVNELIQPLSIAFIAQGQSKVGLRRLNQIAEQGVNEEAPACKLGVTIRFEDLVGGYRQDIQQKTSLMGINGDVSLGESLRVVGKSGAGKSTLLATLAGDLPFSGYVYLGDRNLDEREASITSNAHWYKQVAYLPQNPIIFQQSLASNLRLGAPSATDQELVNVLRVLGLGEWLESLPNGLDTLLGAQGRDVSGGQARRIALGRVLLRKAPLMLLDEPFDGLDSASIQRVCDAISSHSYSPDYLIYVSHIDSPLDQMAMPLKV, encoded by the coding sequence ATGCCAAAGCGCAAATCAAACGTTCTTACGTTTAAATCGTTACTCTTACAGAACCCATTTGGCTTAATTGTCGCCGCTTCGATTGGTGCGATCGCAAGCTTGGCAGCGGTTGCTTTGTTAGGGATTTCAGGTTGGTTTTTATCCGCAGCGGGTCTGGCGGCGGTCGTCGGGACAGCCCTGACGTTTGACTTCCTGACGCCCGGTGCGCTGGTGCGTCTGATGGCCATCTTACGAACCGCAGGTCGTTACGGGGAGCAAGTGTTCTCTCATGATCACCTGTTAGGTTTACTTCGCACTTTGCGTCTATGGGTTTGGGATCAGCGCAAGAACTTGCCGTTTATCGAGCTGAATAAACAAACGAAAGGCGATCTTTTGCAAAGGCTAATTGGCGACCTTGATCAGATCATAAAATGGCCTCTTGCCGTCGTGATGCCTTGGTTATACGCCAGTCTAGGGTGTTTGTCTTTGGTGGTTTTGAGTGCTTTCATTGTGCCCACATTATGGCCTTGGGTTGTGGTGTTCTCGGCGATACAACTTGTTTTGTTGCCGTGGCTAGCACATCGCTTGTGTTGCGTATCAGTCTTTAAAATGCAGGCCTTATCAACGCATAGGCGAGCACGTTTTATGAGTGTGTTTGGCGCTTTAATTACGCTCACGATTCGAGGGAGTTGGACTGGGTATGCGCGCAAATTACAAACCCTCGATAACCGTCAAAAAGAAGAGCAAGCGCGTATTCAAAGAACCAGCAGTGCAGCGAAGTACCTTACTCAGATTACAACCTTCGCCTTGATCGCGGTGACGTTACGACAAGTACTCAGTTATACAGATGGGGTACTGGTTCTTGACCAAGGTATTCAGGCGACTTGGCTCGTTGCATTATTACTGGTTATGCTGGCGGTAAATGAACTAATTCAGCCTCTATCCATTGCCTTTATTGCACAGGGACAGTCTAAGGTTGGGCTTAGACGGTTAAATCAAATTGCAGAGCAAGGAGTTAATGAAGAGGCTCCCGCTTGTAAGTTGGGAGTGACGATTCGGTTTGAAGACCTTGTGGGTGGTTACCGACAAGATATACAACAGAAGACCTCTCTGATGGGAATAAACGGTGATGTTTCATTAGGTGAAAGTCTTCGAGTTGTCGGTAAAAGTGGCGCAGGGAAGTCGACCCTACTGGCGACGCTTGCGGGCGATTTGCCTTTTAGTGGATATGTTTACTTAGGCGATAGAAATTTGGACGAAAGAGAAGCGAGTATCACCTCAAACGCTCATTGGTACAAGCAGGTTGCTTACCTCCCACAAAACCCCATTATCTTCCAGCAAAGTCTGGCTTCTAATCTTCGATTAGGCGCACCCAGTGCAACAGATCAAGAACTGGTCAATGTGCTACGGGTTCTAGGGTTGGGAGAATGGCTAGAGAGTCTTCCAAATGGCCTGGATACGCTGCTCGGTGCACAAGGACGAGATGTGTCTGGTGGGCAAGCGCGTCGAATTGCCTTGGGCCGCGTACTGCTTAGAAAAGCGCCGCTAATGTTACTCGATGAACCGTTTGACGGGCTAGATTCTGCTAGTATCCAACGGGTTTGTGATGCTATTTCGAGTCACTCTTACTCCCCGGACTATTTAATTTACGTCAGTCATATTGATAGCCCGCTCGATCAAATGGCCATGCCTCTAAAAGTATAA
- the cydD gene encoding thiol reductant ABC exporter subunit CydD encodes MKKANVKNSNKADKRSGRVVTPERLFLKDLAQSQSKTYRWVNCLGVIIAAGIVLQSLGLAVVFADLVLNASVDIQMLIVAGIGFLSRVSSQYIRELLSASASRNIRFSLRQKTISHLAKLGPKRHQIEEDAALSTRVYEQIDALDDFFTRYKPQVFLVTVIPCAILASVVWVSWIAFGIFMLTAPLVIFFMILVGHKAAQANRRQFKVLSLLSNQFSDLNQGLAELNRLGQTTTARDRLSDSAERYQKSTMSVLRLAFLSTGTLELFASVSIAMVALYLGLGLLEQLPWSVGSAPVTLSEAFFLLLLAPEFYLPLRQLGNDYHAKQKAEAAAVDLIDIYRVTAETQTQDNDNERKGDLSEQVMHPEFETGALIVMRHLGWQQAGRQRLNAFTASIREGERVWLKGESGIGKSSLMTILLGFEQHYEGSVNVEGDELKSSDLTHWRQRLAWIPQKPEWVQGTIRQNLELGIGRCTESALRNALVQAKCWDFVQQLEFGLDSSISEAGTGLSGGQMQRLSIARALLTQADIWLLDEPCSGLDEETAEQVLNTIDDVSHGKTMLIISHDTHPVFWADTFWTLTKEGVHAKAQIKRSYV; translated from the coding sequence ATGAAAAAGGCCAATGTTAAAAACAGCAACAAGGCCGACAAACGCTCTGGACGTGTGGTCACTCCAGAGCGTTTGTTTCTAAAAGACCTTGCTCAATCGCAGTCTAAAACCTATCGATGGGTGAACTGCTTAGGGGTGATCATTGCCGCTGGCATTGTTCTGCAATCACTCGGATTGGCTGTTGTGTTTGCCGATTTGGTATTGAATGCCTCAGTCGATATACAAATGCTGATTGTTGCGGGCATTGGCTTCTTATCAAGAGTGTCTTCACAATATATACGCGAACTGTTAAGTGCCTCCGCGAGCCGAAATATTCGCTTTTCATTACGCCAGAAGACCATCTCTCATCTTGCAAAACTCGGCCCGAAAAGACATCAGATAGAAGAAGACGCGGCATTATCGACACGTGTCTATGAGCAGATTGATGCCTTAGACGATTTCTTTACGCGCTACAAACCTCAGGTTTTTCTGGTGACCGTGATCCCCTGCGCCATTCTAGCGAGCGTGGTTTGGGTTTCTTGGATTGCGTTTGGCATTTTTATGTTAACCGCGCCGTTGGTTATTTTCTTTATGATTCTGGTTGGACACAAAGCGGCGCAAGCCAATAGACGACAGTTTAAAGTGTTGTCACTGCTTTCAAATCAGTTTAGTGATTTAAACCAAGGTTTAGCTGAGCTGAATCGCTTGGGACAAACGACAACCGCTCGTGACCGACTCTCTGACAGCGCCGAGCGGTATCAAAAATCGACAATGAGTGTTTTAAGGCTCGCGTTCCTATCGACGGGTACATTGGAATTATTTGCTTCCGTATCGATTGCGATGGTTGCCTTGTATTTAGGGTTAGGGTTGTTAGAGCAACTACCTTGGTCAGTAGGCAGCGCGCCCGTTACCTTGAGCGAGGCATTCTTTTTATTGCTGCTTGCTCCTGAATTTTACTTGCCACTGCGTCAACTGGGTAATGATTACCATGCGAAACAAAAAGCCGAAGCAGCGGCAGTGGATTTGATCGATATCTATCGTGTTACCGCGGAAACTCAGACACAAGACAACGACAATGAGCGCAAGGGCGATTTGAGCGAGCAGGTGATGCATCCTGAATTTGAAACAGGCGCGTTGATTGTCATGAGACACCTAGGTTGGCAACAAGCGGGAAGGCAGCGTTTGAATGCCTTTACGGCATCGATTCGAGAAGGCGAGCGGGTTTGGCTTAAAGGTGAATCCGGCATTGGAAAATCCAGTTTGATGACGATTCTGCTTGGCTTCGAGCAACACTATGAAGGCAGCGTTAACGTCGAGGGTGACGAGTTGAAATCGTCTGATTTAACGCATTGGCGCCAGCGCTTGGCTTGGATTCCTCAAAAGCCTGAATGGGTTCAAGGCACTATTCGTCAAAATTTAGAATTAGGGATTGGTCGTTGTACTGAAAGCGCCTTAAGAAATGCGTTGGTACAGGCGAAATGTTGGGACTTTGTTCAACAATTGGAGTTTGGACTGGACTCTTCTATTTCCGAAGCGGGCACGGGGCTTTCTGGTGGGCAAATGCAGCGTTTATCGATTGCCCGCGCTCTGTTGACGCAAGCCGATATTTGGCTGCTCGACGAACCTTGCTCTGGCCTTGATGAAGAAACGGCCGAGCAAGTACTTAACACCATAGACGATGTGTCTCATGGTAAAACAATGCTGATTATCAGCCACGACACGCATCCGGTTTTTTGGGCCGATACATTTTGGACCTTAACAAAGGAGGGTGTACATGCCAAAGCGCAAATCAAACGTTCTTACGTTTAA
- the cydX gene encoding cytochrome bd-I oxidase subunit CydX yields the protein MWYFAWVLGVLLACSFGIINAVWLDFKGYEGEPQD from the coding sequence ATGTGGTATTTTGCATGGGTTCTAGGGGTATTATTGGCTTGTTCATTCGGCATCATTAATGCGGTATGGCTTGATTTCAAAGGCTACGAAGGCGAGCCACAGGACTAA
- the gloA2 gene encoding SMU1112c/YaeR family gloxylase I-like metalloprotein: protein MIKGIHHVAIICSNYAVSKHFYVSILGLEIIAENYREARDSYKLDLKLPNGNQIELFSFPDRPKRPSYPEAQGLRHLAFYVSSVEDTVAYLAEHGVTTEPVRIDEYTGKKYTFFSDPDDLPLELYEA from the coding sequence ATGATAAAGGGTATCCATCACGTCGCTATTATTTGCTCGAACTACGCGGTTTCGAAGCATTTCTATGTGTCTATCTTAGGGCTTGAGATCATTGCTGAAAATTATCGTGAAGCCCGTGACTCTTACAAGCTTGATTTAAAACTGCCGAATGGTAACCAAATCGAGCTCTTTTCCTTTCCTGATCGACCAAAACGCCCAAGTTACCCAGAAGCTCAGGGCCTTAGGCATTTGGCGTTTTATGTCTCGTCGGTAGAAGACACCGTGGCGTATCTAGCAGAGCATGGGGTGACCACCGAACCTGTTCGCATAGACGAATATACGGGCAAAAAATACACCTTTTTCAGTGACCCAGACGATTTGCCATTAGAGTTGTACGAGGCTTAG
- a CDS encoding NUDIX hydrolase, protein MNNDAFLNIIDSTPLVSIDIILERSDGLFLVGKRVNKPAEGYWFVPGGAHSQKRAPTNRNATNFKYLTGF, encoded by the coding sequence ATGAATAACGACGCGTTTTTAAACATCATAGACAGTACACCTCTGGTGTCGATTGACATTATTTTGGAACGGTCTGATGGCCTGTTTTTAGTGGGGAAACGTGTCAATAAACCCGCAGAAGGCTACTGGTTTGTGCCTGGGGGGGCGCATTCGCAAAAACGAGCCCCTACAAACCGCAATGCAACGAATTTCAAGTACCTAACTGGGTTTTGA
- a CDS encoding REP-associated tyrosine transposase, whose protein sequence is MQYRRCYVEGGTYFFTVNLHNRGTSLLVEHIEELREVVRFVKSARPFVIDAWVVLPDHLHAVWTLPRGDANYSIRWQEIKKRFSKALPKTESLSSSNLKRGERGIWQKRFWEHCIRDEQDYQRHIDYVHINPFKHGLVTQVKDWPYSSFHRAVELGQYPQNWCGV, encoded by the coding sequence ATGCAATATCGAAGATGTTATGTGGAGGGTGGAACGTATTTTTTTACGGTAAATCTGCACAATAGAGGGACGTCTTTATTAGTAGAGCACATTGAAGAATTACGCGAGGTTGTACGCTTTGTAAAGAGTGCAAGGCCATTTGTTATTGATGCTTGGGTGGTATTGCCAGATCATTTACATGCAGTTTGGACGCTACCAAGAGGCGATGCAAATTATTCAATCCGTTGGCAGGAAATTAAAAAGCGTTTTTCGAAAGCATTACCTAAAACAGAAAGTCTGTCATCTTCAAATCTCAAGAGAGGCGAAAGGGGCATATGGCAGAAACGCTTTTGGGAACATTGCATCAGAGATGAACAGGATTATCAGCGTCATATAGATTATGTGCATATCAATCCATTCAAGCATGGTCTGGTTACTCAAGTGAAAGATTGGCCATATTCAAGTTTTCATCGAGCGGTGGAACTAGGGCAATATCCTCAAAACTGGTGTGGAGTATAG
- a CDS encoding YiiD C-terminal domain-containing protein yields MNLDAIPPLDKLGIKLVSCSDAEAIFSLPFEGNQNDKNTVFAGSQYSALVIAGWYLVGRWAEIHGLGDKVAIKEGNVSYPKAAQSEVTVQARFEEEPNQRPSGHYKSIVRIEARDKDGDLVSQLIADYRILM; encoded by the coding sequence ATGAACCTAGATGCGATTCCACCTCTTGATAAGCTCGGTATTAAGCTTGTCTCTTGCAGTGACGCCGAAGCGATTTTTTCGCTTCCATTTGAAGGTAATCAAAACGACAAAAACACGGTATTTGCTGGCAGCCAGTATTCGGCATTGGTGATAGCAGGTTGGTATCTGGTGGGGCGTTGGGCTGAAATACATGGGCTGGGTGATAAAGTTGCCATAAAAGAAGGCAATGTGAGTTACCCGAAAGCCGCGCAAAGTGAAGTGACTGTCCAAGCGCGGTTTGAGGAAGAACCGAATCAGCGTCCAAGTGGGCATTACAAGAGTATAGTGCGGATTGAGGCTCGGGATAAAGACGGCGATTTAGTGAGTCAGTTGATCGCAGATTATCGAATCTTGATGTAA
- a CDS encoding GNAT family N-acetyltransferase — translation MEIKKVPWQDTISIRHQVLWPDKTPEFCHVEGDDHAFHYGAFIHGKLVCVASIFITDKTARLRKFATLDEHQGKGIGSAILTHILNELNSLEIKDMWFDARDSVAGFYQKFGFDVMGEPFFKGDILYVKMGADLVDVVKSPVSSGDLQHSADNAK, via the coding sequence ATGGAAATTAAAAAAGTCCCGTGGCAAGACACCATTTCAATTCGACACCAAGTACTTTGGCCAGATAAAACACCAGAGTTTTGCCATGTTGAAGGTGATGACCATGCTTTTCACTATGGGGCCTTTATTCACGGTAAACTAGTGTGCGTTGCCTCTATTTTTATCACGGACAAGACTGCACGGTTGAGAAAGTTTGCAACGCTGGATGAACATCAAGGCAAGGGGATTGGCAGCGCAATACTCACGCATATTTTGAATGAACTGAATTCATTAGAAATAAAGGACATGTGGTTTGATGCGCGTGATTCTGTTGCCGGCTTTTATCAAAAATTTGGCTTTGATGTCATGGGCGAGCCATTTTTTAAAGGGGACATACTCTATGTCAAAATGGGCGCGGACCTTGTCGATGTCGTTAAATCGCCAGTGTCTTCCGGCGATCTTCAGCATAGTGCGGATAATGCTAAATAG
- a CDS encoding cytochrome ubiquinol oxidase subunit I, whose amino-acid sequence MINEAVVDLSRLQFALTAMYHFLFVPLTLGMSFLLAIMESVYVITGKQVYKDMVKFWGKLFGINFALGVTTGLTMEFQFGTNWSYYSHYVGDIFGAPLAIEGLMAFFLESTLVGLFFFGWDRLSKVKHLLVTWGVALGSNLSALWILIANGWMQNPVGSEFNYETMRMELVDFGALLFNPVAQVKFVHTVSAGYVTGAVFVLAISSYYLLKNRDLAFARRSFAIASAFGLAACLSVIILGDESGYELGEVQRVKLAAVEAEWETHEAPAPFTVIGFPNQELEETEFALRIPGLMGLIATRSLDEEVMGIKELKEHNRQRIINGIYANQLLEELRDGSQDPLVKENFDKVKDDLGYGLLVTAFSEDMNNVTSEQIDMAVDYSIPHVAPLFFSFRIMVACGFFMLLVFAIAFYQNARRKIGTNSFFLKVCLFTLPMPWIACETGWFVAEYGRQPWAIGEVLPVNVAASNLTAGEIWLSMGLMTLLYTVFLIAEMYLMIRFAKQGPSSLHTGRYALEKETEQLKAQGV is encoded by the coding sequence ATGATTAACGAAGCAGTCGTAGATCTGTCAAGGTTACAGTTCGCTCTAACGGCCATGTACCACTTTTTGTTTGTACCTCTGACCTTGGGCATGTCTTTTCTTCTTGCGATTATGGAGTCTGTATATGTCATTACAGGCAAGCAAGTTTATAAAGACATGGTTAAATTTTGGGGCAAGTTGTTTGGTATTAACTTCGCACTGGGTGTAACAACCGGTTTGACGATGGAATTTCAATTCGGAACAAACTGGTCGTACTACTCACACTACGTAGGAGACATCTTTGGTGCTCCTTTGGCAATCGAAGGCCTAATGGCGTTTTTCTTAGAATCGACGCTAGTCGGTTTGTTCTTCTTCGGTTGGGATAGACTTAGCAAAGTAAAACACTTACTAGTCACTTGGGGTGTTGCGTTAGGCTCTAATTTATCCGCGCTTTGGATTTTGATCGCGAACGGCTGGATGCAAAACCCGGTCGGTTCTGAGTTCAACTATGAAACCATGCGAATGGAATTGGTCGATTTCGGTGCTTTGTTATTCAACCCAGTGGCTCAGGTGAAATTTGTACACACTGTGTCAGCGGGTTATGTAACCGGTGCGGTATTCGTATTAGCTATTTCTAGCTACTACCTACTTAAAAATCGTGATCTTGCCTTTGCACGCCGTTCTTTTGCCATTGCCTCTGCTTTCGGTTTAGCTGCGTGCCTAAGCGTTATCATCTTGGGTGACGAATCTGGCTATGAGTTAGGCGAAGTTCAACGAGTAAAATTGGCAGCAGTCGAAGCCGAGTGGGAAACCCACGAAGCGCCAGCGCCTTTTACTGTGATCGGCTTTCCTAATCAAGAACTGGAAGAAACGGAGTTTGCGCTGCGTATACCTGGCTTAATGGGGTTGATCGCAACTCGCTCTCTTGATGAAGAAGTCATGGGGATCAAAGAGCTTAAAGAGCACAATCGCCAGCGTATTATCAATGGTATTTACGCCAACCAGTTGCTTGAAGAGCTACGTGATGGTTCTCAAGATCCGCTAGTGAAAGAAAACTTTGATAAGGTAAAAGACGATCTTGGTTACGGTCTGTTGGTGACTGCCTTTTCAGAAGATATGAACAACGTGACCTCTGAGCAGATCGATATGGCCGTGGATTACTCTATTCCACATGTCGCGCCTTTGTTCTTCTCTTTCCGTATCATGGTTGCGTGTGGCTTCTTTATGTTGCTCGTCTTTGCCATTGCTTTCTACCAAAATGCGCGCCGCAAGATTGGTACTAACTCTTTCTTCTTAAAAGTGTGTTTGTTCACCTTGCCTATGCCTTGGATCGCCTGTGAGACAGGTTGGTTTGTCGCGGAATATGGTCGTCAGCCTTGGGCTATTGGTGAGGTATTACCGGTCAATGTCGCCGCTTCCAATCTAACTGCCGGTGAGATTTGGTTATCTATGGGGCTTATGACCTTGCTGTATACCGTCTTCTTAATCGCTGAAATGTACCTAATGATTCGCTTTGCGAAGCAGGGGCCATCCAGCTTGCATACTGGTCGCTATGCGCTTGAAAAAGAGACTGAGCAACTAAAAGCACAAGGGGTATAA
- a CDS encoding NUDIX hydrolase, producing MIGAFDHIYEDNFNAVEGINTHYVALGYRVKMNPSKQVSFDTQHSEMKWMTEKDLMASEFVHANTKAYFK from the coding sequence ATGATTGGTGCATTTGATCATATCTATGAAGATAATTTTAACGCCGTGGAAGGTATAAATACTCACTACGTTGCGTTGGGCTACAGAGTAAAAATGAACCCTTCGAAACAAGTCAGCTTCGATACTCAGCACTCAGAAATGAAATGGATGACAGAGAAGGATTTAATGGCAAGTGAATTTGTACACGCAAACACAAAAGCGTATTTTAAATGA
- the cydB gene encoding cytochrome d ubiquinol oxidase subunit II, with translation MDYEILKVIWWVLVGVLLIGFAVTDGFDMGVGSWLNILTKEDSERRIMINSIAPHWDGNQVWLITAGGALFAAWPMVYATSFSGFYFAMILTLAALFFRPIGFDYRSKLEDKTWRSAWDWGIGFGSAVPPIIFGVAFGNLLQGVPFEFDKFMHVTYTGSFFGLLNPFAILCGLVSLLMIMTQGGAWLLMKTEGSLHNRVAFGTLISGVLAALLFVLAGVWLAMGIDGYVLTSAVDGNAAMTPLMKTAEVQEGAWLANYEKVPALMLAPILGIAGMLIAAVSAKAGKGGSAFLFSSLGIAGIIVTAGGSMFPFLMPSSSFPSMSLTMWDATSSETTMMIMFVVACIFVPIVLAYTLWSYIVMFGRLTKEHIAKNNHSLY, from the coding sequence ATGGATTACGAAATTCTAAAAGTCATTTGGTGGGTGCTGGTGGGTGTCTTGCTAATCGGTTTCGCCGTTACCGACGGCTTTGATATGGGGGTTGGCTCTTGGTTGAATATCTTGACCAAGGAAGACAGCGAACGCCGTATCATGATCAACTCAATTGCGCCGCACTGGGATGGAAACCAAGTATGGTTAATCACCGCTGGTGGCGCACTATTTGCGGCATGGCCTATGGTCTATGCGACGTCTTTCTCAGGCTTCTACTTCGCGATGATTTTGACATTGGCGGCTTTGTTCTTCCGTCCTATCGGTTTTGACTATCGTTCTAAACTGGAAGACAAAACATGGCGTAGTGCATGGGACTGGGGAATCGGCTTCGGCTCTGCTGTACCACCAATCATCTTTGGTGTCGCGTTCGGAAACCTTTTACAAGGTGTACCGTTTGAGTTTGATAAGTTTATGCACGTGACGTACACAGGGTCATTCTTTGGTTTATTAAATCCGTTCGCGATTTTATGTGGCTTAGTTAGCTTACTTATGATCATGACGCAAGGTGGTGCATGGTTGCTGATGAAAACCGAAGGCAGCTTACACAATCGCGTCGCGTTCGGAACCTTGATCTCTGGTGTATTGGCCGCTCTGTTGTTTGTTCTTGCCGGTGTCTGGTTAGCGATGGGAATTGATGGTTACGTCTTGACCAGTGCTGTTGACGGCAATGCAGCGATGACGCCGTTAATGAAAACAGCGGAAGTACAAGAAGGCGCGTGGCTTGCTAACTATGAAAAAGTGCCTGCTTTAATGTTGGCTCCTATTCTAGGGATCGCTGGTATGTTGATCGCGGCAGTGTCTGCAAAAGCAGGGAAGGGCGGAAGTGCATTCTTATTCTCTTCTCTGGGCATCGCTGGCATTATCGTGACGGCGGGTGGCTCTATGTTCCCGTTCTTAATGCCTTCTTCTAGCTTCCCAAGTATGAGTTTGACAATGTGGGATGCGACATCAAGTGAAACAACCATGATGATTATGTTTGTTGTGGCTTGTATCTTCGTACCGATTGTCTTGGCATACACACTGTGGAGTTACATCGTTATGTTTGGTCGCTTAACAAAAGAGCACATCGCTAAAAACAACCATTCTTTGTACTGA
- the aroQ gene encoding gamma subclass chorismate mutase AroQ, producing MKKILLMLMAFASISAWADDVSSELIHSISERLSYMEDVALYKAQKHVPIEDVAREKLVVDESKMSAKESGLDPESIEAFFRAQISVAKAIQYRVRADLLSTPSEQQPKDLVKEVRPALIHLGDEIILGMSKYLEEHSSFRDVSFEEFSTDVNIGYVTESDKRLLYDALLKVAPLAS from the coding sequence ATGAAAAAAATACTGTTAATGCTAATGGCTTTCGCTTCAATCTCTGCATGGGCGGACGATGTATCGAGCGAACTGATTCATTCGATCAGCGAGCGTTTGAGCTACATGGAAGACGTTGCTTTGTATAAAGCACAAAAGCATGTGCCTATTGAGGATGTCGCGCGCGAGAAACTTGTTGTCGATGAATCTAAAATGTCCGCGAAAGAAAGCGGTTTAGATCCTGAGTCGATCGAGGCGTTTTTCAGAGCGCAGATCTCTGTCGCGAAAGCGATTCAATACCGTGTACGTGCGGATCTGCTATCGACGCCCTCGGAGCAACAACCCAAAGATTTGGTCAAAGAAGTGCGACCTGCATTAATTCACCTAGGCGACGAAATTATTCTAGGTATGTCTAAGTACTTAGAGGAACATAGTTCGTTTCGAGACGTCAGTTTTGAAGAATTTAGTACAGACGTCAACATTGGTTATGTCACTGAATCAGATAAGAGACTGCTGTACGATGCTCTTCTGAAAGTCGCACCGCTAGCGAGTTAA